In the Desulfovibrio sp. genome, one interval contains:
- a CDS encoding bifunctional adenosylcobinamide kinase/adenosylcobinamide-phosphate guanylyltransferase produces the protein MGKALLFVGGTRSGKSGMALRWAEAQAPHRLYLATGRADDEEMTARIARHKAERGSGWLCSEEPLDPAAVLAGVARKSAGGSDNCAAGVVLLDCVSLWVANLMAADMAEKDILDRVDALAAVIADYPLPLVLVSVEAGLGMVAMSSLGRRFQDTLGLANQALARVCDTVLFVSCGLPLVLKGQLPEEIC, from the coding sequence ATGGGCAAAGCTCTGCTGTTTGTGGGTGGTACGCGTAGCGGCAAAAGCGGTATGGCCCTGCGCTGGGCCGAAGCGCAGGCCCCACATCGTCTGTATCTCGCCACCGGGCGGGCTGATGATGAAGAAATGACCGCGCGCATTGCCCGCCACAAGGCGGAGCGCGGCAGCGGCTGGCTGTGCAGCGAGGAGCCGCTTGACCCTGCGGCGGTGCTAGCCGGCGTAGCGCGGAAATCTGCTGGCGGCAGTGACAATTGTGCTGCCGGAGTTGTGCTGCTTGATTGCGTAAGCCTGTGGGTAGCCAACCTTATGGCTGCCGATATGGCGGAAAAGGACATTCTTGACCGCGTGGACGCACTGGCGGCTGTTATTGCCGACTATCCCCTGCCGCTCGTTCTGGTGAGCGTGGAGGCGGGCCTTGGCATGGTTGCCATGTCGAGCCTTGGCAGACGGTTTCAGGATACGCTGGGCCTTGCCAATCAGGCTTTGGCCCGCGTGTGCGACACCGTACTTTTTGTAAGCTGCGGGCTGCCCCTTGTGCTCAAGGGACAGCTGCCGGAGGAAATATGCTGA
- the lon gene encoding endopeptidase La codes for MTDDMRGSDSYIELPIMPLREVVMFPRSIMPLFVGREASIKAIEAAQATYSKQIFLVAQREPELEKPDAQDLSPVGVVSKVLQMLRLPDGTIKVLFEGVYRATWEDLHEEEQCAMVRVQRRAEKQSRPEEREALVRAVHEALEEYGKNNKKISQEAVLSILALQEIGPLADAIIPHLKVDYRKKQEALEIDDATQRLELAYELLQGEVALATVEKRIKNRVKVQMERNQREYYLNEQIKAINKEMGRDDDPQAEVDEIEQKLKARDMPEEAREKALSEARKLRSMPPSAAEYTVVRNYVDWILDLPWNDLKQIDIDLEKARAILDGDHYGLEKPKERILEYLAVQKLSQGLKGPILCLVGPPGVGKTSLAKSVARATGRDFVRLSLGGVRDEAEIRGHRRTYVGALPGKIIQSLKRVKFNNPLFCLDEVDKMTSDYRGDPASALLEVLDPEQNNTFMDHYLDLEYDLSKIFFITTANSLHSIPVPLLDRMEIIELNSYLETEKRHIARRFLLPRQREEHGLKEGNIRVSDNAILEIIRSYTREAGVRNLEREIAALCRKTAIKLVEDDDTEKCISISRQSLPSMLGVKKYRHDERETEPQVGVCAGLAYNQRGGEILLVETSLMAGSGHVVTTGQLGEVMTESAKAALSYVRSRAEVLGLDTRFHRKVDIHVHVPAGATPKDGPSAGITLATSITSALLGIPVRNDVAMTGEISLRGRVLPIGGLREKLLAARRSGIKKVIMPHDNEKDLKEVPDEVLRDLEIVFVDHVDEVLPQALAAPAEEIFSGRATAQPICRTLRPEKHEDGNSQPAQ; via the coding sequence ATGACAGACGACATGCGCGGCTCAGACTCTTACATCGAACTGCCCATCATGCCTTTGCGCGAGGTGGTCATGTTCCCCCGCTCCATCATGCCGCTCTTTGTGGGCCGGGAAGCCTCCATCAAGGCCATCGAAGCCGCTCAGGCCACCTACAGCAAACAGATCTTTCTGGTGGCCCAGCGCGAGCCGGAACTGGAAAAGCCCGACGCACAGGACCTTTCGCCCGTGGGCGTGGTCAGTAAGGTGTTGCAGATGCTGCGCCTGCCCGACGGAACCATCAAGGTTCTGTTTGAAGGCGTGTACCGCGCCACCTGGGAAGACCTGCACGAAGAAGAACAGTGCGCCATGGTACGCGTGCAACGTCGCGCCGAAAAGCAGAGCCGCCCCGAAGAGCGCGAGGCCCTCGTGCGCGCCGTGCACGAAGCTCTTGAAGAATACGGCAAAAACAACAAAAAGATTTCGCAAGAGGCCGTGCTCTCAATTCTTGCCCTGCAGGAAATCGGCCCCCTTGCCGACGCCATCATTCCGCACCTCAAGGTCGATTACCGCAAAAAGCAGGAAGCCCTTGAGATAGACGACGCCACCCAGCGCCTCGAACTCGCCTACGAGCTTTTGCAGGGCGAGGTGGCTCTTGCCACGGTTGAAAAGCGCATTAAGAACCGCGTCAAGGTGCAGATGGAGCGCAACCAGCGCGAGTATTACCTCAACGAGCAGATCAAGGCCATCAACAAGGAAATGGGACGCGACGACGATCCCCAGGCCGAAGTTGACGAAATCGAGCAGAAGCTCAAGGCCCGCGACATGCCCGAAGAAGCGCGCGAAAAGGCTCTTTCCGAAGCCCGCAAGCTGCGCAGCATGCCGCCCTCTGCCGCTGAATACACGGTTGTGCGCAACTATGTGGACTGGATTCTCGACCTGCCCTGGAACGACCTGAAGCAGATTGACATTGACCTTGAAAAGGCCCGCGCCATTCTTGACGGCGACCACTACGGCCTTGAAAAACCCAAGGAACGCATTCTTGAGTACCTTGCAGTGCAAAAGCTCTCGCAGGGTCTCAAAGGCCCCATCCTGTGCCTTGTGGGCCCCCCCGGCGTGGGCAAAACATCGCTTGCCAAGTCTGTGGCCCGCGCCACGGGGCGTGATTTTGTGCGCCTTTCGCTTGGCGGCGTGCGTGACGAGGCCGAAATTCGCGGGCACCGCCGCACCTATGTGGGCGCACTGCCAGGCAAGATCATCCAGTCGCTCAAGCGGGTAAAGTTCAACAATCCGCTCTTCTGCCTGGACGAAGTGGACAAGATGACCTCCGACTACCGTGGCGACCCGGCCTCGGCCCTGCTGGAAGTGCTTGATCCGGAACAGAACAATACCTTCATGGATCACTACCTTGATCTGGAGTATGATCTTTCCAAAATCTTTTTCATCACCACGGCCAACTCGCTGCACTCCATACCCGTGCCGCTGCTTGACCGCATGGAAATAATCGAGCTCAACAGCTACCTAGAAACGGAAAAACGCCACATTGCCCGCCGTTTTCTGCTGCCCCGCCAGCGTGAGGAGCACGGCCTCAAGGAAGGCAACATCCGAGTGTCGGACAACGCCATTCTCGAGATCATCCGCTCGTACACGCGCGAGGCTGGCGTGCGCAACCTTGAACGCGAAATTGCCGCCCTGTGCCGCAAAACCGCCATCAAGCTTGTGGAAGACGACGATACGGAAAAATGCATTAGCATTTCGCGGCAAAGCCTGCCCTCCATGCTTGGCGTGAAAAAATACCGTCACGACGAACGCGAAACCGAACCGCAGGTGGGCGTGTGCGCGGGCCTTGCCTACAACCAGCGCGGCGGCGAAATTCTGCTGGTAGAAACCAGTCTCATGGCCGGGTCCGGCCATGTGGTTACCACCGGCCAGCTGGGCGAGGTCATGACTGAATCGGCCAAGGCGGCGCTTTCATACGTGCGCTCGCGGGCCGAGGTTCTGGGGCTCGACACGCGCTTCCACCGCAAGGTGGATATCCACGTGCACGTGCCCGCAGGCGCAACCCCCAAGGACGGCCCCTCGGCAGGTATCACCCTTGCCACCTCCATCACCTCTGCATTGCTGGGCATTCCTGTGCGCAACGATGTGGCCATGACCGGCGAGATTTCGCTGCGTGGCCGGGTGTTGCCCATCGGCGGCCTGCGCGAAAAGCTGCTGGCGGCGCGCCGTAGCGGCATCAAAAAGGTGATTATGCCGCACGACAACGAAAAAGACCTCAAGGAAGTACCGGACGAAGTGCTGCGTGACCTGGAGATTGTCTTTGTTGACCATGTGGACGAAGTGCTGCCGCAGGCGCTTGCCGCCCCCGCCGAAGAGATATTCTCCGGCAGGGCCACGGCCCAGCCCATCTGCCGCACCCTGCGGCCTGAAAAGCACGAGGACGGCAACAGCCAGCCCGCGCAGTAA
- the thiD gene encoding bifunctional hydroxymethylpyrimidine kinase/phosphomethylpyrimidine kinase, which translates to MLTPPNILTIAGSDSGGGAGIQADLKTIMALGGYGMSVITALTAQNGLGVTGIHAPDADFVLLQLRTVLEGFSVKAAKTGMLFSAPIIRAVAAELRKRDFPLVVDPVSVSQSGSRLLQEDAVAALIDEMLPDCDLLTPNRPEAEMLTGMTIASLGDAEAAGEKLIAMGARAVLIKGGHMESSIMVTDCLCVPGEQPKHLPQAKVETANNHGTGCTLSAAIATGLGRGLPLQVAVTRAQEYLNLALRKSYAPGEGCGPVNHAAGLNIS; encoded by the coding sequence ATGCTTACTCCCCCCAACATACTTACCATCGCCGGTTCAGATTCCGGCGGCGGCGCGGGCATCCAGGCCGACCTCAAGACCATCATGGCCCTCGGCGGCTATGGCATGAGCGTTATCACTGCTCTGACCGCGCAAAATGGCCTTGGCGTAACGGGCATACATGCGCCGGATGCGGACTTTGTGCTGCTGCAACTGCGCACGGTGCTTGAAGGATTTTCGGTCAAGGCCGCCAAAACTGGCATGCTCTTTTCCGCCCCTATCATCCGCGCTGTTGCGGCCGAGTTGCGCAAGCGCGACTTTCCGCTGGTTGTTGACCCTGTTTCCGTAAGCCAGAGTGGAAGCCGCCTGTTGCAGGAAGATGCCGTTGCCGCCCTGATTGATGAAATGCTGCCCGACTGCGACCTGCTGACCCCCAACCGCCCTGAGGCGGAGATGCTCACCGGCATGACCATCGCCAGCCTTGGGGATGCCGAGGCTGCGGGCGAAAAACTCATTGCCATGGGGGCACGTGCCGTGCTGATCAAGGGCGGGCACATGGAAAGCTCCATCATGGTTACAGACTGCCTGTGCGTGCCCGGTGAACAGCCCAAACACCTGCCGCAGGCCAAGGTTGAAACCGCCAACAACCACGGTACGGGCTGCACACTCTCGGCGGCCATAGCCACGGGCCTTGGGCGCGGCCTGCCCCTGCAGGTGGCTGTAACCCGTGCACAGGAATATCTTAACCTTGCACTGCGCAAGAGCTACGCGCCCGGCGAGGGCTGCGGCCCGGTAAACCATGCCGCTGGCCTGAACATCAGCTAG
- the truA gene encoding tRNA pseudouridine(38-40) synthase TruA has protein sequence MRLKLLVAYVGTRYSGWQIQEKPSPPPTIQGELEAALRTICGQAVRAHGSGRTDSGVHAHGQVVHCDVPDSRAGLDWRNSLNAILPRDIRVLHAQQAASDFHARKDALRKTYAYQFWQEQTFMPPYLTPFVWKCGPLRVDAMRAALPHLLGQHDFAAMRNVGTDVDSTERTVLQVDLHAMPPCEFYPTHAPMLRFMVTADGFLKQMVRNMAGLLVACGQGRVDPQTVPALLETCDRRAVPSVTAPPQGLALVSVVYP, from the coding sequence ATGCGCCTCAAACTTCTTGTGGCCTATGTGGGAACCCGCTACAGCGGATGGCAGATTCAGGAAAAACCCAGCCCGCCGCCCACCATTCAGGGCGAGCTGGAGGCAGCCCTGCGCACAATCTGCGGGCAGGCCGTGCGCGCGCACGGCTCTGGCCGTACCGATTCTGGCGTGCACGCTCACGGCCAGGTTGTGCACTGTGATGTGCCCGACAGCCGCGCGGGGCTCGACTGGCGCAACAGCCTCAATGCCATTTTGCCGCGCGACATACGCGTGCTGCATGCCCAGCAGGCCGCATCAGATTTTCATGCCCGCAAAGACGCCCTGCGCAAAACCTACGCCTACCAGTTCTGGCAGGAGCAGACCTTCATGCCGCCGTACCTCACGCCCTTTGTGTGGAAATGCGGCCCCCTCAGGGTGGATGCCATGCGCGCCGCCCTGCCCCACCTTCTGGGTCAGCACGACTTTGCCGCCATGCGTAACGTGGGCACGGATGTGGACAGCACGGAACGCACCGTTCTGCAGGTCGACCTGCACGCCATGCCCCCCTGTGAGTTTTACCCCACACACGCGCCCATGCTGCGCTTTATGGTAACGGCAGACGGATTTCTCAAACAGATGGTGCGCAACATGGCGGGCCTGCTGGTTGCCTGTGGTCAGGGCAGGGTTGACCCGCAAACTGTGCCCGCCCTGCTTGAAACCTGCGATCGTCGTGCTGTGCCTTCGGTTACCGCGCCGCCACAGGGGCTTGCGCTGGTAAGCGTGGTGTACCCCTAG
- a CDS encoding HAD family hydrolase: MSLQCLVFDCDGVILDSVPVKTRAFARVMEPFGPEARDRFLMYHKVHGGVSRYKKFEWFFTEVLGKTITPQESEHLGNLFSEYALDELRRCELVPGIQETLDSWHGKLPMFVCSGAPHEEVQAVLRERRLDRYFDAIHGSPPAKAVLLGQIVDGQKLDPADVLMVGDAPTDRDAAETVGTQFYGVGPELKGGSFPWGDDLTGLNAWIAARA; the protein is encoded by the coding sequence ATGTCACTGCAATGCCTTGTTTTTGACTGTGATGGCGTCATTCTTGACAGCGTGCCCGTAAAAACCCGCGCCTTTGCCCGTGTTATGGAGCCTTTCGGCCCTGAAGCGCGTGACCGCTTTTTGATGTACCACAAGGTGCATGGCGGCGTGAGCCGTTACAAAAAGTTTGAGTGGTTTTTTACAGAGGTCCTGGGCAAGACCATTACGCCGCAGGAATCGGAACACCTCGGCAACCTTTTCTCGGAGTACGCTCTGGACGAACTGCGCCGTTGTGAACTTGTGCCCGGCATTCAGGAAACACTTGATTCATGGCACGGCAAGCTGCCCATGTTTGTGTGCTCTGGCGCGCCGCACGAAGAAGTGCAGGCAGTGCTGCGCGAACGCAGACTGGACAGATATTTTGATGCCATCCACGGTTCCCCGCCAGCCAAGGCCGTGTTGCTTGGGCAGATTGTGGACGGGCAGAAGCTTGACCCCGCTGACGTGCTGATGGTGGGCGATGCTCCCACTGACCGCGATGCCGCAGAAACCGTTGGTACGCAGTTTTACGGCGTGGGGCCTGAGCTCAAGGGCGGATCGTTCCCCTGGGGCGACGACCTCACCGGCCTCAATGCCTGGATCGCCGCCAGAGCGTAG
- a CDS encoding 3-deoxy-manno-octulosonate cytidylyltransferase, whose protein sequence is MNIIAIIPARMGSSRYPGKPLALIHNVPMVGHVAYRTAMSKCLSATYVATCDEIIENYCRDAGLKSVMTGDHHVRCSTRTAEALLKIEAATGQKADIVVMVQGDEPMVRPEMIDAAVAPMLADPSINVVNLMADMDTIEEFEDPNEVKVVVDHFNNAVYFSREPIPSRKKGYDKVPMRKQVCIIPFRRDYLLHFNEMPESPLEIYESVDMLRVLEHGEKVHMVPTDCRSWSVDTPEDLARVARLMEGDDLMKEYSK, encoded by the coding sequence ATGAATATTATTGCCATCATTCCCGCGCGTATGGGTTCCAGCCGTTACCCCGGCAAACCGCTTGCCCTTATCCACAACGTACCCATGGTGGGGCATGTGGCCTACCGCACTGCCATGAGCAAGTGCCTTTCCGCCACCTATGTGGCTACCTGCGACGAAATTATTGAAAATTACTGCAGGGATGCAGGCCTCAAAAGCGTGATGACCGGCGACCACCACGTTCGCTGCTCTACTCGCACTGCCGAGGCCCTGCTCAAGATTGAGGCCGCAACCGGTCAGAAGGCCGACATCGTGGTGATGGTGCAGGGCGACGAGCCCATGGTGCGCCCCGAAATGATCGACGCCGCCGTGGCCCCCATGCTGGCCGACCCCTCCATCAATGTGGTCAATCTTATGGCCGATATGGATACCATTGAAGAATTTGAAGATCCCAATGAAGTCAAGGTTGTTGTTGACCACTTCAACAACGCCGTCTACTTCTCGCGCGAGCCTATCCCCTCCCGCAAAAAGGGCTACGACAAGGTTCCCATGCGCAAGCAGGTCTGCATCATTCCCTTCCGCCGCGACTATCTGCTGCATTTTAACGAAATGCCCGAAAGCCCTCTGGAAATTTACGAATCGGTAGACATGCTGCGCGTTTTGGAACACGGCGAAAAGGTGCACATGGTACCCACAGATTGCCGCAGCTGGAGCGTTGACACCCCCGAGGATCTCGCTCGCGTGGCCCGTCTGATGGAAGGCGACGACCTCATGAAGGAATACAGCAAGTAA
- a CDS encoding acyltransferase, giving the protein MPGNLPSSDSQSGKPASDINGACAAGAKSCGAAAQPGAHAAPGVGSRVKAALEELWIATFTWIPTPVGIALRLLAWRWLFKGCGSARFATGLSLAGCGNMRIGNGVRMGRGCFVTASDGELVLHDSVALSPNVHVGADAGRIEIGAQTAIGPGTVIRAANHCIARQDVPIMHQGHVPGQIIIEEDVWIGANCVITPDVRIGRGAVVGAGAVVTRNVAPFSIVGGVPAKQIGMRG; this is encoded by the coding sequence ATGCCGGGCAACCTCCCTTCTTCTGATTCGCAGAGCGGCAAGCCCGCTTCTGATATCAATGGCGCGTGCGCCGCAGGAGCAAAATCCTGCGGCGCCGCCGCACAGCCGGGGGCGCATGCCGCGCCCGGCGTGGGCAGCCGGGTAAAGGCAGCGCTTGAAGAGCTGTGGATCGCCACCTTTACGTGGATTCCCACGCCTGTGGGCATTGCCCTGCGCCTGCTGGCCTGGCGCTGGCTTTTCAAAGGCTGCGGTTCCGCGCGTTTTGCTACGGGCCTGAGCCTTGCCGGTTGCGGCAACATGCGCATTGGCAACGGTGTGCGCATGGGGCGCGGCTGTTTTGTTACGGCCAGCGATGGCGAGCTGGTGCTGCACGACAGCGTGGCTCTGTCGCCCAATGTGCATGTGGGGGCCGATGCGGGGCGCATAGAAATAGGCGCGCAGACCGCCATTGGTCCCGGCACGGTTATCCGCGCAGCAAACCACTGTATTGCGCGGCAGGATGTGCCCATCATGCACCAGGGGCATGTGCCTGGCCAGATCATTATTGAAGAAGACGTGTGGATCGGGGCCAACTGCGTCATCACCCCCGATGTGCGCATCGGGCGTGGCGCGGTGGTGGGCGCTGGTGCGGTGGTAACCCGCAACGTGGCCCCCTTCAGCATTGTGGGCGGCGTGCCTGCCAAGCAGATTGGCATGCGCGGTTAG
- a CDS encoding NAD(P)-dependent oxidoreductase produces MKITVFGGSGFLGSHICDKLSEAGHAVTIVDLHPSPWLRPDQTMLAGNILDEETVNRAVVGADMVFNYAGIADIGEANNRPVDTARINVLGNVMVLEACRKAGVKRYVFASSLYVYGKSGGFYRCSKQACELYIENYQAMHNLPYTILRYGSLYGPRSDRRNAINRFVYEALAKGAITYYGAPTALREYVHVDDASAATLAVLDPEFENQNIIISGNQPMRVGDLFKMIGEMLGKELDISYQNDPNSGHYQVTPYAFMPKVGRKLVPPLTVDLGQGILRVMEEEHKELHPELASEGGYLVSTDD; encoded by the coding sequence GTGAAAATTACCGTTTTTGGCGGGTCTGGTTTTCTGGGCTCGCATATTTGCGACAAGCTTTCTGAAGCCGGGCATGCGGTCACCATTGTTGATCTGCATCCCTCACCCTGGCTGCGACCCGACCAGACCATGCTTGCGGGCAATATTCTGGATGAAGAAACCGTTAACCGCGCCGTTGTCGGTGCGGATATGGTCTTCAACTATGCGGGTATTGCCGATATCGGCGAGGCCAATAACCGCCCTGTGGATACTGCGCGCATCAACGTGCTGGGCAACGTCATGGTGCTTGAAGCCTGCCGCAAGGCAGGCGTGAAGCGTTATGTTTTTGCAAGCTCGCTCTATGTGTATGGCAAGTCTGGCGGTTTTTACCGCTGCAGCAAGCAGGCCTGCGAACTGTACATTGAAAATTATCAGGCCATGCACAACCTGCCCTACACCATTTTGCGCTACGGCTCGCTGTACGGTCCCCGGTCTGACCGTCGCAATGCCATTAACAGGTTTGTGTACGAGGCACTGGCAAAGGGCGCGATCACCTACTACGGCGCGCCCACGGCCCTGCGCGAATACGTGCATGTGGACGATGCCTCGGCGGCAACCCTGGCCGTGCTTGACCCGGAATTTGAAAACCAGAACATCATCATCTCAGGCAACCAGCCCATGCGTGTGGGCGACCTGTTCAAGATGATCGGCGAAATGCTGGGCAAGGAACTGGACATCAGTTACCAGAACGACCCCAACAGCGGGCATTATCAGGTTACGCCCTACGCCTTTATGCCCAAGGTGGGCCGCAAGCTGGTTCCGCCGCTTACGGTTGATCTGGGGCAGGGCATTTTGCGCGTGATGGAAGAAGAGCACAAGGAACTGCACCCCGAACTGGCCTCTGAAGGCGGGTATCTCGTCTCCACCGACGATTAG
- the fliJ gene encoding flagellar export protein FliJ has translation MPFHFKMQKVLDYREQLEEEAKVDLALKQRLLEDSRALFERLKTELRQCEDRLFQSALAPQGERWLMEQYLKGLKGDVANAAMQTRMHEQLVDEARKMLAARAIERKLLEKLKERQNLQYLREEQLKEQRVNDETATLRYKAPTL, from the coding sequence GTGCCCTTCCATTTTAAAATGCAGAAAGTGCTCGATTACCGGGAGCAGCTTGAGGAAGAAGCCAAGGTTGATCTGGCCCTCAAGCAAAGGCTTCTGGAAGATTCACGGGCCCTTTTTGAGCGGCTCAAAACCGAGCTGAGGCAGTGCGAAGACCGCCTTTTTCAGTCAGCCCTTGCGCCGCAGGGCGAGCGCTGGCTCATGGAACAGTACCTGAAAGGGCTCAAAGGCGATGTGGCCAATGCAGCCATGCAAACACGCATGCACGAGCAGCTGGTTGACGAAGCCCGCAAAATGCTCGCTGCCCGCGCCATAGAACGAAAACTGCTGGAAAAGCTCAAGGAGCGCCAGAACCTGCAGTATCTTCGCGAGGAACAACTGAAGGAGCAACGCGTCAATGACGAAACAGCCACACTCCGCTACAAAGCTCCGACTCTCTAA